The genomic window AAGGTACATCGCAACATTGCTCTAATTGCTTAAACCGTGTTCCTAAAGAGTTGTCTGATCGCTGGCATAGTTGTCCTCATTGCGGGATTAAACTCCAGAGGGACATAAACTCAGGAATTTTAATTAAGGAAGTGGGGTTGGGCGTCCGCCTCACTATAAAACGCGAAGGTCGAAAGACTGGAGAAGCCCGCGCTTTATCCGCAGGATAAGCGTCGGGAGTACG from Cyanobacteria bacterium GSL.Bin1 includes these protein-coding regions:
- a CDS encoding transposase, translating into GTSQHCSNCLNRVPKELSDRWHSCPHCGIKLQRDINSGILIKEVGLGVRLTIKREGRKTGEARALSAG